One stretch of Chitinophaga pendula DNA includes these proteins:
- a CDS encoding thiol-activated cytolysin family protein, with translation MPLLLFYACSKKTIREELLTGIQQQDAPYSFSQLKKYGDTIVGINVGSIKDYLEQKKLNVTDFLGDSLWPNSTGYSKIYTTDEVTVIPDNESFIYPGSLLKGNSVSTSSYVPVPIRNYKRYPIKVSVSFPSDLAVGTIDTPSLSRTRVFLRKALLAPGFSTSPMEEFLYESFNFWYYDEIKWAYGSNVNVKGLFSSSSISTDVSVVRTQFPTAFVARFTMRNFSMELEEPANGKLVDENNVDLGVLYGYSPVYVNKVTYGRMGIIVIESNDMSYQLKTIYEKIVRKLFKRSNETISEYEKTLVNTSKINIYLIGGSSNVQGQAVTGYDGFVNYIAHSGEFSASDPGVPILFKMRYLSDNSPVKTTFKVNFPR, from the coding sequence TTGCCTTTACTACTTTTCTACGCTTGCTCGAAAAAAACGATCCGGGAAGAACTGCTGACAGGCATACAGCAACAAGACGCTCCTTATTCATTCAGCCAGTTAAAAAAATATGGCGATACCATTGTCGGTATCAATGTCGGTTCCATTAAAGACTACCTTGAACAGAAAAAACTGAATGTCACGGATTTTCTGGGGGATAGTCTCTGGCCTAATTCGACCGGCTATAGCAAGATCTACACCACAGATGAAGTGACGGTAATACCTGATAATGAATCCTTTATATATCCAGGCTCTCTATTGAAGGGAAATTCCGTTAGTACCTCCAGTTATGTACCCGTGCCTATACGCAACTACAAGCGATATCCAATCAAGGTAAGCGTGAGTTTTCCCTCCGACTTAGCCGTAGGAACAATAGATACTCCGTCTTTGTCCCGGACCAGGGTCTTCTTGCGAAAAGCGTTGCTAGCTCCCGGCTTTTCCACCTCTCCGATGGAAGAGTTCCTCTACGAATCCTTCAATTTCTGGTATTATGATGAGATCAAATGGGCTTACGGCAGCAATGTAAATGTCAAAGGGTTATTTTCTTCCTCCAGTATCTCAACAGATGTGTCGGTAGTACGCACCCAGTTCCCTACTGCCTTTGTAGCCAGGTTCACCATGAGAAATTTCTCAATGGAGCTGGAAGAACCTGCCAATGGCAAACTGGTAGACGAAAATAATGTAGACCTGGGAGTGCTATATGGCTATTCACCGGTATACGTCAATAAAGTCACCTATGGGAGAATGGGTATTATCGTTATAGAAAGTAATGATATGTCTTATCAGCTAAAAACGATCTATGAAAAGATTGTCAGGAAGTTGTTTAAACGAAGCAACGAGACCATATCAGAGTACGAAAAGACATTGGTGAACACTTCTAAAATCAATATATACCTGATTGGAGGCTCCAGCAACGTACAAGGACAGGCCGTTACAGGCTATGACGGATTTGTTAACTACATCGCGCATAGCGGAGAGTTTTCTGCCAGCGACCCGGGGGTACCTATTCTGTTCAAGATGCGTTACCTGAGTGATAATTCCCCAGTTAAGACCACCTTTAAAGTAAACTTCCCTAGATAA
- a CDS encoding thiol-activated cytolysin family protein: MKRPLIVLLSGASLLLYACKKDHDAKPDQKPAGRDNITYQFADFKQFSSQSIRIPMRNTDHMNEILSQFKKNTVSIDGVVPGPGGKTLKISSDEIPVMNAAIRTTAYIGALYYATSVDDLSLQLIPNTLISQRPISVYADFPTDFIQDSIAVPSPSAQARFVRNALKQGTGEQIASFTYDMQRFYRFDELKLSFGANINVGGIFTFDLLDSLHSESKKTRIRAMFVQKNFTINMEPPADGMVVNGPINPALYGGYAPLIVTNVNYGRMGVITIESDSSYEAVNYAVRATLKIGDVIGGGVHLTEEQKRLLDKAKIKAYVIGSDGADAVKTVYGFEGFRDLIVNGGKFSAAKPGVPISINLRHANNFSPYSTKFELYLPN; this comes from the coding sequence ATGAAAAGACCATTAATCGTACTACTAAGTGGTGCGTCCCTGTTACTGTACGCCTGTAAAAAGGACCATGATGCCAAGCCGGACCAGAAACCCGCCGGAAGAGACAATATTACTTACCAATTCGCGGACTTTAAACAGTTCAGCAGCCAGTCGATACGTATTCCTATGAGGAATACTGATCATATGAATGAGATACTGAGCCAATTCAAAAAGAATACAGTAAGTATCGACGGTGTAGTGCCCGGACCTGGTGGTAAAACATTGAAGATTTCATCTGATGAAATCCCGGTTATGAATGCTGCTATCAGAACTACAGCATATATCGGAGCGCTTTATTACGCGACCAGTGTAGATGATCTGTCGCTGCAACTCATTCCTAACACGCTTATCTCACAACGACCTATTTCCGTATATGCGGATTTTCCTACCGATTTTATACAGGATTCCATAGCAGTACCGTCTCCTTCCGCCCAGGCAAGGTTTGTACGGAATGCGCTTAAACAGGGTACCGGCGAGCAGATAGCCTCCTTTACCTATGATATGCAGAGGTTTTATCGCTTCGATGAATTGAAGTTATCATTTGGTGCTAACATTAACGTGGGTGGTATTTTTACTTTTGACCTGCTGGATTCCCTGCATTCCGAAAGCAAGAAAACCCGTATACGGGCCATGTTTGTGCAGAAGAATTTTACCATTAATATGGAGCCGCCAGCTGATGGAATGGTAGTTAACGGACCGATTAACCCGGCACTGTATGGTGGCTATGCTCCTTTGATAGTGACCAATGTGAACTATGGCCGTATGGGAGTAATTACGATAGAGTCTGACTCTTCCTATGAGGCGGTGAATTATGCGGTTAGGGCTACGCTGAAAATCGGCGATGTTATTGGAGGGGGCGTACACCTCACCGAAGAGCAGAAAAGACTCTTGGATAAAGCCAAGATCAAGGCGTATGTAATTGGAAGTGATGGTGCTGACGCTGTAAAAACGGTGTATGGTTTTGAAGGTTTCCGTGACCTGATTGTAAATGGAGGCAAATTTTCTGCTGCTAAGCCAGGAGTACCTATTTCTATTAACCTGCGGCACGCCAATAATTTCTCTCCTTACAGTACCAAGTTCGAACTTTATCTACCCAATTAA
- a CDS encoding histidine kinase, protein MNRLIMHPGIMAWWMLLLMTLPACRQSARAPQKASQESYVLSPEIRILETRIARRQWNDRDSLARAITHLLDTRYTYDKDSFTHATLALLRARVYQTEEDDSLLYYLTDADYFFSRHPFRFRERVILYSRLTDYYMSVLGQQIPTNFYFSRVGIELRQAPEDSFSRTERAVRYTEIASSNRSAQLYKEAGFYIQLALKYGKSLQEEQPVLVGRIYQEAITTYGEQEEKDSSRHYLTLLDELMRRYPDKFDQHALDYLNLKASYYYGRQQFDSALVYCYKIIALKDADPGKLSPKELAPEYFNIGEVLTRLGRYREARGYLNRASDILLPDTTAWLTDIMMLRENRLRYYIRAGDLRKAADELEAYNKKVKEFYNQERLRVMEELETQYQVKDREKHIYQLNLEKKQVSDQLERKNLLLLSSILVMLLAGALLVILIVSLRQRRILAANEKIILEQQLLRSQMEPHFIFNTLSVLQHMIRQKETDLANRYLGAFAGLLRRSLENSRESLVSLEDEVRALEDYLVLQQLRFERKFTYKLTIYNGYEEEELMIPPMLLQPFIENAIEHGFRGMESGGIIKINIQKQGTVLECVIADNGRGMADSPIVQGKRSLAGTITRERLAILEKKTRQPAGLTIIDKHTQGSRGVLVRIVIPYQ, encoded by the coding sequence ATGAACAGATTGATCATGCATCCAGGCATTATGGCCTGGTGGATGTTGTTATTAATGACCCTGCCCGCATGCCGGCAGTCGGCAAGAGCGCCACAAAAAGCTAGTCAGGAAAGTTATGTACTGTCGCCGGAGATTAGGATATTGGAAACGCGTATAGCCAGGCGGCAATGGAATGACCGCGATAGTCTGGCCCGGGCAATTACTCATTTGCTTGATACCAGGTATACTTATGATAAGGATTCCTTCACGCATGCTACTTTGGCTTTGTTACGGGCACGTGTATATCAGACGGAAGAGGACGATAGCCTGTTGTATTACCTAACAGACGCGGACTATTTTTTCTCCCGGCACCCTTTCCGTTTCCGGGAGCGGGTTATATTATACAGCCGGTTAACGGACTATTATATGAGCGTATTAGGGCAGCAGATACCCACTAATTTTTACTTCAGTAGAGTCGGTATAGAGTTGCGGCAGGCGCCGGAAGACTCATTTAGTAGGACTGAGCGTGCCGTGCGTTACACGGAAATAGCCTCTTCCAACCGATCGGCTCAGTTGTATAAGGAAGCTGGCTTCTATATACAGCTGGCATTAAAGTATGGTAAGTCCTTACAAGAGGAACAACCAGTCTTAGTAGGAAGGATTTATCAGGAAGCGATTACTACCTATGGGGAGCAGGAAGAAAAAGATAGCTCCCGGCATTACCTGACACTATTGGATGAACTGATGCGGCGTTATCCTGATAAGTTCGATCAGCATGCGTTGGACTATCTGAACCTGAAAGCCAGCTATTACTATGGTCGCCAGCAATTCGATTCTGCTTTAGTCTATTGTTATAAAATAATCGCCCTTAAGGATGCAGATCCCGGGAAGTTATCGCCAAAAGAACTGGCGCCGGAGTATTTTAATATAGGAGAAGTGCTTACAAGGTTGGGCCGTTACCGGGAAGCAAGAGGTTACCTGAACCGGGCATCAGATATCCTGTTGCCCGATACAACTGCATGGCTGACTGATATCATGATGTTGCGGGAAAACCGGCTTCGTTATTATATACGTGCAGGAGATCTTCGCAAGGCAGCGGATGAACTCGAGGCCTACAACAAGAAAGTCAAGGAGTTCTATAATCAGGAACGACTCCGTGTAATGGAAGAGCTGGAAACTCAGTACCAGGTCAAGGACAGGGAAAAGCATATCTACCAGTTAAATCTTGAGAAAAAACAGGTATCCGACCAACTGGAACGGAAGAACCTGCTGTTATTGTCCAGTATCCTGGTCATGTTATTGGCAGGTGCGCTGTTGGTGATACTGATCGTATCATTACGGCAGCGTCGGATATTAGCTGCTAATGAAAAGATCATATTGGAGCAGCAATTGTTGCGTAGTCAGATGGAACCGCATTTCATTTTTAATACCTTATCCGTACTGCAGCATATGATCCGCCAAAAAGAGACTGACTTGGCCAATCGCTACCTGGGTGCTTTCGCCGGGTTGTTACGCCGCTCACTGGAGAATTCCCGGGAGAGCCTGGTCAGCCTGGAGGATGAAGTGAGAGCACTGGAGGATTATCTGGTGTTACAGCAGTTGCGGTTTGAACGCAAATTCACCTACAAACTGACGATATATAATGGATATGAGGAAGAAGAATTAATGATCCCACCGATGTTGCTCCAACCATTCATAGAAAATGCTATTGAGCATGGCTTTCGGGGAATGGAAAGCGGAGGCATCATAAAGATCAATATTCAAAAACAAGGAACCGTGTTGGAATGTGTCATTGCAGATAATGGAAGGGGGATGGCAGACTCACCTATAGTACAGGGTAAGCGCTCACTGGCAGGCACCATCACCCGGGAACGACTGGCTATTCTTGAAAAAAAGACCCGGCAGCCCGCCGGGTTGACAATTATCGATAAGCATACGCAAGGAAGTAGAGGGGTGCTTGTCCGAATTGTAATTCCTTATCAATAA
- a CDS encoding LytR/AlgR family response regulator transcription factor, translating to MIKTVIIDDVPMLRRDLLEMMARYNDFIVIAECGSIKDAIPVLRATQPQLLLLDIALDDGDAFELLAHFRPLPFHVIFVTAYAQHAIQAIRLGALDYLLKPVQEDELRNALERVRQETLPAPTLPMQLDIAGTSLRKQFPNDRIVLRTQEALKLVLFEEITYCQGNAGYTHFLLTGNRKIVVSGNIKEYEELLPSHLFIRCHQSYLVNYHYVDSFKKEGLLVLKTGETIPVSNRKKDLVVQFLTGQ from the coding sequence ATGATCAAGACCGTGATAATTGACGACGTACCCATGTTGCGCAGGGATTTATTAGAGATGATGGCCCGTTACAATGATTTTATAGTGATAGCAGAATGCGGCAGTATCAAAGACGCTATTCCTGTTTTACGGGCGACTCAGCCGCAATTGTTATTGCTGGATATTGCATTGGATGATGGAGATGCTTTTGAGTTGTTAGCTCATTTCAGACCGTTACCTTTCCATGTCATCTTTGTAACAGCTTATGCGCAACATGCCATACAGGCTATTCGCCTGGGAGCATTGGATTATTTACTGAAGCCTGTACAAGAGGATGAATTACGGAATGCACTGGAGCGGGTACGCCAGGAGACCTTACCTGCTCCTACCTTACCCATGCAACTGGATATCGCAGGTACCTCTTTACGGAAGCAGTTTCCTAATGATCGCATCGTGTTACGAACACAGGAGGCATTAAAGCTGGTATTATTTGAAGAGATTACCTACTGCCAGGGAAATGCAGGATATACTCATTTTCTGCTAACGGGAAATCGGAAAATAGTGGTCTCGGGTAACATTAAAGAGTATGAAGAGCTGTTGCCTTCGCACCTTTTTATTAGATGCCACCAGTCTTACCTTGTCAACTACCACTATGTCGACAGTTTTAAGAAAGAAGGGCTGCTGGTGCTAAAGACCGGCGAAACCATCCCTGTTTCAAATAGAAAGAAAGACCTGGTCGTACAGTTTCTGACCGGGCAATAA
- a CDS encoding DUF4259 domain-containing protein, with the protein MAAWGTRNFENDESQDWVFDLIDNKDGGLVADTLQHIINREEYLILSDCTEALAAAEVVAALTGKPSEDFPEKPLDRLDSLDLLATKALRQLAVNAVQKIVATSGAKDQWTESNDLESWLSVQEDLLKRLQ; encoded by the coding sequence ATGGCAGCATGGGGCACCAGGAATTTTGAAAATGACGAATCACAGGACTGGGTATTCGATCTGATTGATAATAAGGATGGCGGTTTAGTGGCGGATACCCTGCAGCATATCATTAACAGAGAGGAGTACCTGATCTTATCAGATTGTACGGAAGCATTAGCCGCAGCAGAGGTAGTAGCAGCGCTTACTGGTAAGCCCAGTGAAGATTTCCCGGAGAAGCCCCTGGACAGACTGGATAGTCTGGATCTGCTGGCTACGAAGGCATTGCGCCAGCTGGCAGTGAATGCGGTGCAAAAGATTGTAGCTACTTCTGGGGCGAAAGATCAGTGGACAGAAAGCAATGATCTGGAAAGTTGGTTGAGTGTGCAGGAAGATCTGTTGAAACGTTTACAATAA
- the smc gene encoding chromosome segregation protein SMC — translation MRLKTLEIKGFKSFADKTVLQFDEGITGVIGPNGCGKSNIIDSIRWVIGEHKISNLRSENQAGLVFNGSKTRSASGMAEVSLTFENTKNVLPTEFTTVTITRKFYKNGDSEYRLNDVACRLKDIHNLFMDTGVSTDSYAIIELGMVDDIIKDKENSRRRMLEQAAGISIYKTRKKEAKSKLDATEGDLNRIEDLLFEINNNLKTLESQARKAERFYEVKKEYRDISIELAKASLEGFNITFRELSEQQQTEADKKLAMEADIAKDEAAVEQDKLHFVAKERELQSLQKSFNELVATIRTRENDRNLANQQLTYLREREKNLTDFLNGAEGQLQGLTDSIAFTETQVSDEQEIFESMQDQLEGLHEMVDEKKEHFHQKKQALEQLRQDQQQWQRQQFEAEKKVAVADTSVQNLQRSIQQLQEEKTSRQEQIAQLEQEKQTLQDNLQEGKANLEEMIRFQEETKNKILATQADIEGLRDSLVDENRKLDAKKNEYDLLKSLVDSLEGYPDSIKFLKKNPEWNNQAPILSDIFFCREDYRTCIENLLEPYLNYYVVNNAAEAIAAIQLLDLHKKGKANFFILDQFNHHAGTLFTPPGTTPALDVVEIEEKYKGLGNYLLGKVFVSQDAQAVDFSLLADPDLMIVEQSGRMHRGKYHVTGGSVGLFEGKKLGRAKNLEKLEAEIKELEGVVSVLRQQLQEKHNEVLGYNSQLNENNINTARERINQLNNQVFGLQNRIENFHHLIESGDKRLAEMQQSLEANHESIAGVRQELDELNDKVQELYERIAQADRAAQEAEQQFNQANVQYNNQNLQHTRQQSKVQALRQELEFKRKQLTDLHAQITSNKTQLEDAVANIAAAQDRLSLAEDGLVDLFRRREEEEKAVNEKDQEYYNFRNHLQELETSLRTRQRAREQMDQLLNSIKDKVNELKLQLTSMKERLSVEFKVNLDEILDENRSSTLSVDELQGSAERLKKRLENMGEINPTAIEAFQEMKKRYEFILEQKNDLVSAKESLMATIQEVESTANQKFLDTFNQVKENFIRVFKALFTEEDQCDMILNDPENLADTGIEIIAKPKGKRPAAITQLSGGEKTLTATALLFAIYLIKPAPFCILDEVDAPLDDANVGKFTNMIRKFSDNSQFIIVTHNKQTMAAVDVIYGVTMQEPGVSKLVPVDFRSLN, via the coding sequence GTGCGTTTAAAAACATTAGAAATTAAAGGTTTCAAGAGTTTTGCTGACAAGACCGTGCTGCAGTTTGATGAAGGTATTACCGGGGTGATAGGACCGAACGGTTGTGGGAAGAGCAATATTATTGATTCTATCCGGTGGGTGATCGGGGAGCATAAGATCAGCAATCTTCGGTCTGAAAATCAGGCGGGGTTGGTGTTTAATGGATCGAAGACCCGGTCGGCCAGTGGGATGGCCGAGGTGAGCCTGACGTTTGAGAATACTAAAAATGTGTTACCTACGGAGTTTACGACGGTGACTATCACGCGTAAGTTCTATAAAAACGGTGACAGTGAGTACCGTTTGAACGATGTAGCCTGCCGTCTGAAGGATATCCATAATCTTTTTATGGATACAGGGGTGAGTACCGACTCTTATGCCATCATCGAATTAGGGATGGTGGACGACATCATTAAGGATAAGGAGAACAGCCGTCGCCGCATGTTAGAACAAGCGGCGGGCATTTCTATTTATAAAACCCGTAAAAAAGAAGCGAAGTCCAAGTTAGATGCGACTGAAGGGGATCTGAACCGTATCGAGGACCTGTTGTTCGAGATCAACAACAACTTGAAGACATTGGAGAGCCAGGCGCGTAAGGCGGAGCGTTTTTACGAGGTAAAGAAAGAATACCGGGATATCAGCATTGAGCTGGCGAAGGCGTCCCTGGAGGGGTTTAATATCACCTTCCGGGAGTTGTCGGAGCAGCAACAGACGGAAGCGGATAAGAAGTTGGCCATGGAGGCTGATATTGCCAAAGATGAGGCAGCCGTGGAACAGGATAAGTTACATTTTGTCGCAAAAGAGCGGGAATTGCAGTCGTTGCAGAAGTCATTTAACGAACTCGTCGCTACAATACGTACGCGTGAGAATGACCGTAACTTGGCCAATCAGCAGTTGACCTATCTGCGGGAGCGGGAAAAGAACTTGACCGACTTCCTCAACGGAGCCGAGGGGCAATTGCAGGGATTGACCGATTCTATCGCCTTCACTGAAACCCAGGTTAGTGACGAGCAGGAGATATTTGAGAGTATGCAGGACCAGTTGGAGGGATTGCATGAGATGGTAGATGAAAAGAAAGAACATTTCCATCAGAAGAAGCAGGCCCTGGAACAACTGCGGCAGGATCAGCAGCAATGGCAGCGTCAACAGTTCGAGGCAGAGAAAAAGGTGGCCGTAGCAGATACCTCGGTACAGAACCTGCAGCGTAGTATACAGCAACTGCAGGAAGAAAAAACCAGTCGGCAGGAGCAGATCGCACAGCTGGAACAGGAGAAGCAAACACTCCAGGATAACTTGCAGGAAGGTAAAGCCAACCTGGAAGAAATGATCCGTTTCCAGGAAGAGACCAAAAATAAGATACTGGCTACCCAGGCCGATATAGAAGGATTACGTGATTCACTGGTGGATGAGAATCGTAAGCTGGATGCCAAAAAGAATGAATACGACCTGCTAAAATCATTGGTGGACAGCCTGGAGGGGTACCCTGATAGTATCAAATTCCTCAAAAAGAACCCTGAATGGAATAACCAGGCACCTATCTTAAGTGACATTTTCTTTTGCCGGGAGGACTACCGGACCTGTATCGAGAACTTACTCGAACCTTACCTAAACTATTATGTGGTGAACAACGCGGCAGAAGCCATTGCCGCGATACAGCTGCTGGACCTTCACAAAAAGGGGAAAGCAAACTTTTTCATACTGGATCAATTCAACCATCACGCCGGTACATTGTTTACCCCACCGGGTACAACGCCGGCTTTAGACGTTGTCGAAATAGAGGAAAAATATAAAGGGCTGGGAAATTACCTGCTTGGTAAGGTATTTGTTTCCCAGGATGCGCAGGCGGTAGATTTTAGTCTGCTGGCTGATCCCGATTTGATGATCGTAGAACAGAGCGGACGGATGCACCGGGGAAAATATCATGTGACAGGAGGGTCGGTAGGGCTGTTTGAAGGTAAAAAGTTAGGACGTGCGAAGAACCTGGAGAAGCTGGAAGCCGAGATCAAAGAGCTGGAGGGCGTAGTAAGTGTGCTTCGTCAGCAGTTGCAGGAGAAACATAATGAGGTACTGGGATATAATAGCCAGCTGAACGAAAATAATATCAATACGGCACGGGAGCGGATCAACCAGTTGAACAACCAGGTATTTGGTCTGCAGAACCGGATAGAGAACTTCCATCACCTGATCGAATCGGGAGATAAACGGCTGGCAGAGATGCAGCAGTCACTGGAAGCCAATCATGAAAGTATTGCTGGGGTACGTCAGGAACTGGATGAGTTGAATGACAAGGTACAGGAGCTGTATGAGCGGATTGCGCAGGCCGACAGAGCTGCACAGGAAGCGGAGCAGCAATTCAACCAGGCCAACGTGCAATATAATAACCAGAACCTGCAACATACCAGGCAACAGAGTAAGGTACAGGCTCTGCGGCAGGAGTTGGAGTTCAAGCGTAAACAATTGACAGACTTGCATGCGCAGATCACCAGTAATAAGACCCAGCTGGAGGATGCAGTAGCCAATATCGCTGCAGCCCAAGACCGCTTAAGTCTGGCAGAGGATGGATTGGTGGACCTGTTCCGCCGTAGGGAGGAGGAGGAGAAAGCGGTGAATGAGAAGGACCAGGAATATTACAACTTCCGTAACCATCTGCAGGAGCTGGAGACCAGTTTGCGTACCCGCCAGCGGGCCCGTGAACAGATGGATCAGTTACTGAATTCGATCAAGGACAAAGTGAATGAATTGAAGTTGCAGCTAACGTCGATGAAGGAACGACTGAGCGTGGAGTTCAAGGTGAACCTCGACGAGATCCTGGATGAGAACCGGAGTTCTACGCTTTCGGTGGATGAGCTGCAAGGTAGTGCCGAGCGGTTAAAGAAGCGGCTGGAGAATATGGGAGAGATCAACCCGACAGCGATAGAAGCGTTCCAGGAGATGAAAAAACGTTATGAGTTCATCCTGGAGCAGAAAAATGACCTGGTATCAGCAAAGGAGTCGCTGATGGCTACGATACAAGAGGTAGAGTCTACGGCGAACCAAAAGTTCCTGGATACGTTTAATCAGGTAAAAGAGAACTTCATACGCGTATTCAAGGCATTATTCACCGAAGAGGATCAATGTGATATGATATTAAATGATCCGGAGAATCTGGCTGACACGGGTATCGAGATCATCGCGAAGCCGAAGGGTAAACGTCCGGCGGCTATCACCCAGCTATCAGGAGGAGAGAAGACATTGACGGCTACGGCCTTGCTGTTTGCGATCTACCTGATCAAGCCGGCACCTTTCTGTATTTTGGATGAGGTGGACGCGCCCCTTGATGATGCTAACGTAGGTAAATTTACAAATATGATCCGCAAGTTCTCCGATAATTCCCAGTTTATCATCGTAACGCATAACAAACAGACGATGGCAGCGGTGGATGTAATATATGGGGTCACGATGCAGGAGCCAGGGGTCAGTAAACTAGTTCCGGTGGATTTCAGGAGTCTTAATTAA